Genomic segment of Deltaproteobacteria bacterium:
CAGGTGCTCGACCTGCCGGCCTTTAAAATTTTGACCGTACCACGGGGCTACGGTTACGCCGTAGGAATCCACGGCCACCGGGTCCATGCCGGCGATTACCAGGTTTGGTTTTTGGACTTCTCCGGGTCCTCCCGGGCCCCCGGTGACCAAAGCCCGCGTGGCGTCCAGGAGGGTAAGCTGGGGTTTGATGACCGTGGCCAGGTCCGCAAGCGCTTGGTTGATGTTGTATTTGGAATGGAAGCTCTCCCGGTCCCAGATCAAGCCCATCAAACCCTTGAGGCCCAGACTTACACCCGTTGCTGAGTGAGATTTAGCCACAGGCAGATTGATGAGGACGGGGGTGTCCAATGCTTCCTTTATGACTTCCACGCTCTCCAGAATTTTTCCTTGGGGGACCTTGATCTCCCGGAAAAATTTCCTATCTTTAACGGTGATGACGTAGACGCCTTTGATCGACTGGCATGCATTGCGGATGCCTGAGCGCTCGAGACAAAGTTCCGGATTATTCAAAGTATTATCCAGAACCAATACCTGTTGGGCGCCGGCTTCCAGGCAAGCCCGGGCAACGGTGGCAACTACCATGGGGTGGGTGTTGCAGCCCACTTCGGGCGACTTGGGAAAAGACATGTTGGGCTTCAGGACAACGCGCTGGCCTTTTTTGACAAAGCGAGAGATACCGCCCATGACTTCTAAGGCTTTTCTTGTCGCGGCGGCCGGATCACCAGATATGACCACTAAGTCATATTCTTCTTTGGCATTTGAAAAAACAGGCTTCCCGGCCAGAGTCAAAGCTGCGCCGGCAGCAGCGGATTTCAGAAAATCACGACGGGTGATTTCTCGCCCAAAGTTTTTCATCGAAACTGCATCCTTTCCCCTGCAATCATTTTAAGAAATTTGGTACCGAAAGCAATACTTCTTTTTAGTCCAACTCCTGAACTTTCCCTATGATATGAATCAGGGGAATCGGGAGAAGACCCTTGACAAAAACTTGGGGTTATATTATCAAATTAATAAAAGAATTCTGCAGGCGGGTTTACATCCTATGACCCCAACCAATGCCAAAGGGTCCTTGATTAAAAAGTTAGAAGCTTTATCCAAGATCAGCAAAGCAATCTCCTCCGACCTCTACTTGGAGGACATTCTGAGTTTGATTGTAGTGGTCACGGCTGAGGTGATGAAGTCAAAAGTCTGCTCCCTGTGGCTTTTGGACGAGAGAGACAATGCCTTAAAGATCAGAGCTACGCAGGCCATGAGCGAAGAGTACCTGAAAGAGAGAAGCCTCAAAATGGGCGAAGGTGTCGTGGGATATGTGGCCGTGGAGAACAGGCCAATGATGATCTATAACGTTCTGAAGGAGCCGAGATACAAGGAGAAAGAACTGGCTAAAATAGAGGGGCTGGTTTCCATGTTGAGCGTTCCCATGTGCGTGAAAGATAAAGTCATCGGGGTGATTAACTGTTACACCTCCTACCCGCACAAGTTCAATAAAAGCGAGGTGGAAGTTTTTACCACCGTCGCTAACCAGGCAGCCATCGCCATAGAAAATGCCGGCCTGATCATGAAGGCCAAGATGATCGAGGATGAGTTGATTTCCCGCAAGCTTGTGGAGCGGGCCAAGGGGATTTTGATGAAAGAACAGCAGCTTTCTGAAGAAGAAGCCTTCCGCAGGATTCAAAAGAAATCCATGGATCTGAGGAAAACGATGCGGGAAATCGCGGAGGCCATCATTCTGGCCAACCAGATTTAAAGCTGCCATAGAAATGTTGAGCAGCGAACCCCTACCTTTATAGGGATCTCACAAAAATCCGACCTTCCTCCCCACCAAGGTCAACGATAAAGCTGAGGATATTTTTTTCTCTTTCTCCCCAAGTAGTGGATTCCCTTAGAAATGTTGAAAGGAGTTATCTGGCAAGTAAAATTTTCTTGACAAAATTTTAATCATTGTGTTTAATTATAGCACACAATAATAATCTGCAGCGCCGTCCGATGATGTGCGGCACTGAAGATGACAAAGGCGTCCAGGAAGGAGAGGGGCGCCTTTTTTATTTTGAGAAATAGGAAAGGGCCACTCGGAAAAATATTTATTAAGAAGGAGACCAAAAAATGTCTTACAGTAAAGTGAATGCCAGTGCAGCGACTATGAGCCGGAACCGAGTAACGGCTGCTCCGGGATCGGGTATATGTGTTACCTGCCTGGATGGCTGCCCAGGCCCTTGCGAAGTGGGCCGATCAGCCTTACGGGGAAGGGAAATTCTCTACCCGCAACCTTTTGCCAGAATAACCGCCGGTTCAGAAAAAGATTATCCGGTTGATTTTTCCCATTTCAATATCCAGGGTACCTGCGTAGGGGCAGTGGGGGTTGCAGCCGATTCTGATCAGGCAACGTTTCCGGCGGTGGATATTTCCACAACCTTAGGAGCAGCGGAAAAAATTTCTCTACGTCTTCCCTATTTTACCGGAGCTCTGGGGTCTACCGACATCGCCCGCATCCACTGGGAATCGATGGCCACTGCCGCGGCCATCGCCGGGACTTTGGTCGTGGTGGGTGAGAATGTCTGCGGTATGGACCCAGAGGCTGAAATTCGGAATGGCCGGATCGTCAGATCCCCGGAGATGGAACGCAGGGTGAAAACCTTCCAAAAATGGTTTGATGGATATGGGGGAATTGTCGTCCAGTATAACGTGGAAGACGGCCGGTTGGGTGTACCGGAATACGCGGTGGAAAAATTGGGCGTTAAAATCATTGAACCCAAATGGGGCCAGGGCGCCAAAGGCATCGGTGGGGAGGTAAAACTTAGCACCCTGGAAAGAGCCCTGCAATTGAAAAGCCGGGGGTATATCGTTCTTCCCGACCCAGAAGATCCTGTGATTCAAGAGGCATTCAAACAGGGTGATTTTAAGGAATTTGAGCGTCACTCCAGGCTGGGCATGGTGACCGAGGAAGGGTTTCATAAAGAAATAGAAAGACTGAAAAGGATCGGGACCAAACATATTTCTCTGAAAACAGGAGCCTACCGAGCGGCAGACCTGGCTCGGGCAGTTAAATATGCGTCCGATGCCAAAATCGACCTTCTGACCGTGGATGGCGCGGGTGGAGGGACCGGGATGAGCCCATGGCGAATGATGAACGAATGGGGAATTCCTACCGTTTACCTCGAAAGCCTCCTTTATCAATGCCTTAAAAAACTGGATCACAAGGGAGCTTTTATTCCCTCTTGCGCCATGGCGGGAGGGCTCGCCCTGGAGGATCATATCTTCAAGGCATTCGCCTTAGCTGCACCTTACATAAAAGCCATTTGCCTCGGCAGGGCCTCAATGACCGCTGCTATGGTTGGTAATACCATCGGGGAAATGATCAAAAAGGGGAAGGTTCCAGCCGACATTGCTAAATACGGAACCGATATTGAGCATGTTTTTATTCTTGCGGCTAAGTTGAAAGATAAATTCGGAAAAGATTTTCAAAAGATCCCTGCGGGTGCCATCGGGATGATCACCTATTTCGATCGACTGAACGCCGGCCTGCAGCAGTTCATGGCCGGGGCCAGGAAATTTGCTCTAAAATACATAACCCGGGAAGACCTGGTCGCTCTGACCCGCGAGTCCGCGGAGGTTTCCGGAATACCCTATGTAATGGAATCGGATCAGGACGAGGTTGAAAAAATCTTGGAAGGCAAGGGTGGCTCAATTAAGCCTTTACCCAAGGGAGTTCATGCCGAAAAGGCAGCCCTGAATTTATAGGGAAAACCGCCAACGGTCTGGATGGCCGGGTTATACGGATCCAGGGGGGGAAGCCCGGTGAGCTTCCCCCTTTTTTTTGCTTTCGTCATTTTGCCTTTTTCCCCCAAAGAATGATAATATTCAGGTAGTCCTGGAAGGTTTTTAGAATCTGGAAGGTATATGAGATTCTTCCTGCGGCCCAAAATTATTATCCCTCTTCTTCTTTTCTTCTTCCTTTTTATTCCGAGTAGGTCCCTGCCTCTGGAGGGAAATGAGGCGGGGAAACACATCAAAGCCCTTTCCGAGCATGCCGCCTCCATGGATATGATCTGGACCCTGGTGGCTTCCTTTTTGATTTTTTTTATGCAGGCGGGTTTCACCCTCGTGGAGGTGGGTTTCACCCGGGCCAAGAACGCGGGCAATGTGGTCATGAAAAACATGATCGACTTTGCCATCGGGGCGATCGGGTTCTTTTTCATCGGCTATGGTTTGATGTTTGGAGCCAGTGCTCTCGGGCTTTTCGGGACGAGCGACTTTTTCTTGAACCATATTACTCACTCCGGGAAAATAGACAACTGGAAGTTTGCCAATTTGATGTTCCAGGTGGTTTTTGCCGCCACGGCTGCAACCATCGTTTCCGGAGCCATGAGTGAACGGGCTAAATTTATTGGTTATCTTTTTTACACGGTCCTCATCAGCACGTTGATTTATCCGGTGGTGGGCCATTGGATCTGGGGAGGGGGCTGGCTGGCCCGCAAGGGGATGATTGATTTTTCCGGCTCAACGGTCGTGCATTCCGTGGGGGGCTGGGTGTCACTGGCGGGGGTGCTGGTGTTGGGACCGCGTCTGGGTCGTCTCAACCGCGACGGGTCCGTCAATATCATTTCCGGGCATAATATTCCTTTGGTGGCCCTGGGGGTGTTTATTCTCTGGTTCGGCTGGTTTGGATTCAATACCGGCAATACCCTTTCAGCTACCAACCCGAGCATCGCCCTGATTGCCGTCAATACGATTCTGGCGGGGGCGAGCGGAGCTCTGTGTACCATGGCTTTGACCTGGTTTCTCCGCGGGAAGCCTGATGTGGGCATGACCCTCAACGGAGTCCTCTCCGGCTTGGTCTCTTGCACCGGAGGGGTGGCCATCATCAGCCCATTTAGTGCCGCAGTCATTGGAAGCTTATCGAGTTTCATTCTATATTTTTCCCTGAAAGCGTTCGAGCAACTGCGGATAGACGATCCCGTGGGGGCCATTTCGGTTCACGGCGTGAACGGCATCTGGGGAACCTTGGCGGTGGGGTTTTTTGCCCAGGATAAATATGTACAGAATAGCTTGGGTTACGCCGTAAACGGGTTGATCTTCGGTGGGGGAATTGACCTCCTCATGGTTCAGGCGCTGGCAGTGATTACTGTTTTCCTCTGGGCCTTCCCCCTTTCCTTTGGATTCTTCAAACTCCTGGACGCCACCGTGGGGCTGCGCGTCTCCCCCGAAGAAGAAGTCAAAGGGTTGGATTTTGGGGAGCATTCCATGACCTCTTACCCGGTATTCGACGAATTCCAGAAAAAGCAAGAAGAGATCATCGAGGAACTGGAGAGGGTGCGCGAGCTTTCGCTGCTCCATGATATTGGGCAATCCATGCACACCCTGAACTTAGATGAGATTCTGGAATTGATCTTGAAAGGAGTGGCCCGAGGAATTGGGTTTGACCGGGCCCGCCTCTATCTGCTGGATGAAGAGAAAAATCAGCTGGTCTGCAAAGTTGCGGTCGGAGTGGAAAGGGATAGGATTCAAGATATCAGCTTACCTTATGACCCGGAAGACAACATGGTCTCCCGGGCCATCAAAGAACGCCGGCCTTTCATCGTGGAAGACGCCAGCCGGGATCCCCGGGTGAATCGGGGGGTGATCAATTTTTTGGATGTTAAATCCTTTGCGGTTGTACCCTTACTTTCCCGGGATAAAGTCTTAGGAGGAATCGCCGCCGATAATCTAATGAGCCAGACCGTTATCACGGAAAAGAAACTCCAGTCGCTGATGATTTTCGCCAACCAAGCGGCACTGGCTTTGGAAAATGCTTTGATGTATGAAGAGCTGAGAGCCTTCAGCAACCAGCTGGAGGAACGGGTCAGAAGAGCCACCGCCGATCTGGGGGAAACCCAAAGACAGCTCTTTCAATCCGAGAAGCTGGCGGCTTTGGGAAAGCTTTCGGCCGGGATTGCCCACGAGATTCGCAACCCCTTGACCAGCATCAAAATTTTAATCCATTCCCTGGTGGATGCAATGGCTACAGCAGCCTCGCGGGAAAAAGATTTAGCCGTGATCGAGACCGAGATTGAACGGGTGAATAAAATTATAAAACAGTTTTTAGATTTCGCTCGGCCCCGGCCCCCTTCTCTGGAGCCGAGGGATGTACGCAAGGTGCTGGAAGAAACCATTGCCCTGGTGGTTTACGAGATGGAAGCACAGGGAGTTTTGCTGAAGAGGGAAGATGACCCCGCATTGCCCCCGGTGCCAATGGATGGGGAGCAGATGAAGCAGGTCTTCTTAAACCTTTTGCTCAACGCTATCCAGGCCATGCCCCAGGGAGGGAAATTGAAAGTTGCCACTGCGGTGCAAAGTCATCCAGGGGGAACTCGCGGGAGCCCAGTCGTTACCATAACCTTTCAGGATTCGGGGGAAGGAATTGCGGAAGAGATCCAAAGCAGGATATTCGAGCCATTTTTCTCCACCAAGGAAGAAGGCATCGGATTGGGGCTACCGATCGCCCAGCGGATCATCGAGGAGCACGGAGGTGAAATCAAGCTGGAAAGTACCCTCGGAAAAGGAACTACTTTTTATATAACCCTACCGTTACACTAAAAGGGTGTAGGGTGTGGGGTGTTGGGTCTAAAGTACGAAGTGTATTTACTACACCCTACCCCCTACACCCCAGTTGTGAATTGGGAGGTTTCTTGGAAAAAATTCTGATTGTGGATGATGATCCCGGCATGCGGTATTCGATAAACCGGATGCTGGAAGGGCAGGGCTTTCTCATTTCTTCCGCCAAGAATGGAACCGAAGCTCTAAAGCTTTTTTTTGCTGAAAATCCGGACTTGGTGATCATGGACATCAAAATGCCCGGGCAGAGTGGATTGGATGTTCTGCGACAGATCAAAGAACAAGATCCCAAAGCATTGATCATCCTGATGACCGCTTTTGGGACGACCGAAACGGCCATTGAGGCCATGAAGTTCGGAGCTTTCGACTAC
This window contains:
- a CDS encoding DUF362 domain-containing protein; translated protein: MKNFGREITRRDFLKSAAAGAALTLAGKPVFSNAKEEYDLVVISGDPAAATRKALEVMGGISRFVKKGQRVVLKPNMSFPKSPEVGCNTHPMVVATVARACLEAGAQQVLVLDNTLNNPELCLERSGIRNACQSIKGVYVITVKDRKFFREIKVPQGKILESVEVIKEALDTPVLINLPVAKSHSATGVSLGLKGLMGLIWDRESFHSKYNINQALADLATVIKPQLTLLDATRALVTGGPGGPGEVQKPNLVIAGMDPVAVDSYGVTVAPWYGQNFKGRQVEHL
- a CDS encoding GAF and ANTAR domain-containing protein gives rise to the protein MTPTNAKGSLIKKLEALSKISKAISSDLYLEDILSLIVVVTAEVMKSKVCSLWLLDERDNALKIRATQAMSEEYLKERSLKMGEGVVGYVAVENRPMMIYNVLKEPRYKEKELAKIEGLVSMLSVPMCVKDKVIGVINCYTSYPHKFNKSEVEVFTTVANQAAIAIENAGLIMKAKMIEDELISRKLVERAKGILMKEQQLSEEEAFRRIQKKSMDLRKTMREIAEAIILANQI
- a CDS encoding FMN-binding glutamate synthase family protein, with the protein product MSYSKVNASAATMSRNRVTAAPGSGICVTCLDGCPGPCEVGRSALRGREILYPQPFARITAGSEKDYPVDFSHFNIQGTCVGAVGVAADSDQATFPAVDISTTLGAAEKISLRLPYFTGALGSTDIARIHWESMATAAAIAGTLVVVGENVCGMDPEAEIRNGRIVRSPEMERRVKTFQKWFDGYGGIVVQYNVEDGRLGVPEYAVEKLGVKIIEPKWGQGAKGIGGEVKLSTLERALQLKSRGYIVLPDPEDPVIQEAFKQGDFKEFERHSRLGMVTEEGFHKEIERLKRIGTKHISLKTGAYRAADLARAVKYASDAKIDLLTVDGAGGGTGMSPWRMMNEWGIPTVYLESLLYQCLKKLDHKGAFIPSCAMAGGLALEDHIFKAFALAAPYIKAICLGRASMTAAMVGNTIGEMIKKGKVPADIAKYGTDIEHVFILAAKLKDKFGKDFQKIPAGAIGMITYFDRLNAGLQQFMAGARKFALKYITREDLVALTRESAEVSGIPYVMESDQDEVEKILEGKGGSIKPLPKGVHAEKAALNL
- the amt gene encoding ammonium transporter, coding for MRFFLRPKIIIPLLLFFFLFIPSRSLPLEGNEAGKHIKALSEHAASMDMIWTLVASFLIFFMQAGFTLVEVGFTRAKNAGNVVMKNMIDFAIGAIGFFFIGYGLMFGASALGLFGTSDFFLNHITHSGKIDNWKFANLMFQVVFAATAATIVSGAMSERAKFIGYLFYTVLISTLIYPVVGHWIWGGGWLARKGMIDFSGSTVVHSVGGWVSLAGVLVLGPRLGRLNRDGSVNIISGHNIPLVALGVFILWFGWFGFNTGNTLSATNPSIALIAVNTILAGASGALCTMALTWFLRGKPDVGMTLNGVLSGLVSCTGGVAIISPFSAAVIGSLSSFILYFSLKAFEQLRIDDPVGAISVHGVNGIWGTLAVGFFAQDKYVQNSLGYAVNGLIFGGGIDLLMVQALAVITVFLWAFPLSFGFFKLLDATVGLRVSPEEEVKGLDFGEHSMTSYPVFDEFQKKQEEIIEELERVRELSLLHDIGQSMHTLNLDEILELILKGVARGIGFDRARLYLLDEEKNQLVCKVAVGVERDRIQDISLPYDPEDNMVSRAIKERRPFIVEDASRDPRVNRGVINFLDVKSFAVVPLLSRDKVLGGIAADNLMSQTVITEKKLQSLMIFANQAALALENALMYEELRAFSNQLEERVRRATADLGETQRQLFQSEKLAALGKLSAGIAHEIRNPLTSIKILIHSLVDAMATAASREKDLAVIETEIERVNKIIKQFLDFARPRPPSLEPRDVRKVLEETIALVVYEMEAQGVLLKREDDPALPPVPMDGEQMKQVFLNLLLNAIQAMPQGGKLKVATAVQSHPGGTRGSPVVTITFQDSGEGIAEEIQSRIFEPFFSTKEEGIGLGLPIAQRIIEEHGGEIKLESTLGKGTTFYITLPLH